A genomic region of Cydia amplana chromosome 5, ilCydAmpl1.1, whole genome shotgun sequence contains the following coding sequences:
- the LOC134647896 gene encoding growth hormone-inducible transmembrane protein-like, whose translation MLSRMCVARSSATVTQVLKSPVPQKLVPKNYVITIRNYAREPRSRVATRTQPTLWERLMAPAGPNAFGIGKGALAGASAVGLGALCYYGTGVKPGTLQEAHLWPQYVKDRIKTTYGYIAGSLIITAGSAIAVFRTPALLNLVARNGWMSIIMTMGLMIGSGMVVRGMEYKPGLGPKQLAWMVHTGIMGAVIAPICFLGGPVLLRAAWYTAGVVGGLSTLAVCAPSGEFLNMRAPLAMGLGAVFAASLAGMFLPPTSALGAGLYSLSLYGGLIVFSGFLLYDTQAIIKRAEMHPTYGMQPYDPINSAVSVYLDVLNIFMRIAMIVAGGGGNRKK comes from the exons ATGTTGTCTCGCATGTGTGTTGCTCGTTCGTCGGCCACTGTAACCCAAGTTCTGAAATCACCGGTTCCACAAAAATTGGTGCCCAAGAATTATGTTATCACTATTAGAAACTACGCACGTGAGCCGCGCTCCCGCGTTGCGACCAGGACTCAACCGACCCTGTGGGAAAGGTTAATGGCCCCTGCAGGTCCTAACG CTTTCGGCATTGGAAAAGGCGCTCTGGCGGGTGCATCAGCTGTTGGCCTGGGTGCTCTGTGTTACTATGGTACGGGCGTCAAACCAGGCACCTTGCAGGAGGCACA TCTCTGGCCACAGTATGTGAAGGATCGCATCAAGACGACTTATGGATACATTGCGGGCTCACTCATCATCACAGCTGGCAGCGCCATCGCAGTATTCAGGACACCTGCTCTCCTTAATCTTGTTGCTCGAAATGGATGGATG TCAATAATCATGACCATGGGCCTCATGATTGGATCGGGCATGGTAGTGCGAGGCATGGAGTATAAGCCTGGCCTTGGACCCAAGCAACTTGCGTGGATGGTGCACACTGGCATCATGGGAGCAGTCATTGCGCCTATCTGCTTCCTGGGAGGCCCAGTTCTTTTGAGAGCTGCATG GTACACAGCGGGCGTGGTCGGCGGTCTGAGCACGCTGGCGGTGTGCGCGCCGTCGGGCGAGTTCCTGAACATGCGCGCGCCGCTGGCCATGGGGCTCGGCGCCGTGTTCGCCGCCTCGCTCGCCGGCATGTTCCTACCACCCACCTCCGCGCTCGGCGCTG GTCTATATTCGCTGAGCTTGTATGGAGGTCTGATAGTGTTCAGCGGTTTCCTCCTGTACGACACGCAGGCCATCATCAAACGAGCCGAGATGCACCCTACGTACGGCATGCAGCCCTACGATCCCATCAACTC GGCGGTGTCTGTCTACTTAGACGTCCTGAACATCTTTATGCGCATAGCCATGATCGTGGCCGGCGGCGGTGGCAACAGGAAAAAGTAG